GTCAGCGCGATATCGAACTGTCGACGCGCCTTCTCGAAGTCCTTCTCTTCAAAGTAAGCTGTTCCAAGGTTGGAGTGATAGATCGCGGACTTCTTGTCCAGCTTGATCGCTTTGCTGTAGTCGGAGACAGCGTTCCCGTAGCGCCCTTCCACATATTCGGCCGCCCCAAGGTTGTTCCATCCCTGTGCGTTCTTCTTCTGCAGATGAACCACCCGCTGGAAATAAGTCCGCGCAACCTCGATGTGCCTCAGATCAAGCTCTGTGACCCCCATTCGAATCAACAGCTCCTGCTCCGGGCCGCCGCGCTGCAGGGCATAGCCGTAATAGACCAGGGCATCTTCCGGAAAACGCCGCGCGCGCAGAACGTCGCCAGCTATCTCCAGTTTTTGCGGGCTCGCAGTCGCCGGATCAGGGAGATGCGGCTCGATCGCGAACCAGTCTGCGCTTTGATGTCGTAAATCGCGAGCCGCGTCGGGGGTAGCGGATGTCGAAAGCTTCTGCGACGTCAGGGGAGAGTTGGAAAGCACCAAACCGAGAACAGGGAGGAGAAGAGTCAAGCGAAGTTGCGGTCTCATACGAGGACCTCACTAATTCGCCATCATCATCGGCCTCGCATTTATCACTGTCAATAGCCACTTCGCTAGGGTTTCATAGGACCACCAGAGGTAACCGGCGCGCCAGTAGCGGCTGCAGGAGCCACAACCGGCGCGGCTCCCGGCTCTACCCTCATCGCCATCCGGGGAAAGCTGAAGCTTCCACCGGCATCATCGATCACGTTCACCTGGCATACATAGGTCCCAGGTTTCAGCGGTGTTAGCGGCACATCGAACTGGAACGCCACGGCGCCCCGCTCGGGAATGTTAACCGCTTTGGCCTCAACTAGCGGCGTTTCATACACTTTCACGCCCCCAATCAGAAATTCGATGCTGGTCAGCACCCTTACCGGTCCGCCCTCCCTCCGCGTCAAACCCGGAGAACTCGCAGGTTCGGGCGAACCCCTCTCCTTCGCCGGGTCGTACACCTCGTACAGAAAGTAGAGATGCTGATCCTGCCGAAAGACATGAGGCACATTCGGAATCCACTCCATCCCGTCCCGCACCAGCGGGCTAGCCGTCTTCTTCGCCGTATTCGGCACCCGCTGGCTCGACAGTACAATCGAGCTCAGCTTCAGCGGAATCTTCTTCAGATCCGGCACCTGCAGGTCGGTCTCGAAGCTCCCCATCGCTCCCGTCTGGTTCTCCCTCACCACAAACTTCAGGTGGTATCTCCCGGGAGCCAGCGTAAAGCCCGTCGAATACTGGATCTTCTTCTGTTGAACCTGCTGCGCCGCATCCAGCGCCAGCTTCACCGTATCGCGAACATTCCCGACGACGATCCCTTCAGCGTTCTTCACCTGGCCGATGATGTCGATATTTGCCTTGTCCCGGTCGCCGTTCTTCACGCTGTGGATCTGCGACCCCGGAATGATTAGCGACACAGGAACAAAAAACTTGTTATCCCCCATCCGGAAGTACAACGCTTGCAGATACACCGCAAAATCGGTCGCCGGGAGATCGCTTCGCAGCTCCTCCATCAAGGCTTGCTCCCGGTCTTCTGTCTTCTGGTGCTGAAAGTCTGCCGGAGCGTAGTATCCGGGCCGGTAGTCGAGCTTCACATCGGTGCGATTCAGCTTCACCGTCAGGTGTCGGAAGCTTCCATCCCGCGCCGTATTGGTCGACCGGAAACCGACGATGTAGTAAGCCTCTGTGTCATGCTGCACCTGCTGAAACGCAGGCGCAAAATCATTCGAATCAAAGAACGCCTTCCCGCCCGTGTCGGAGGAGAGCGTCGCCAACGTCTCCTGCGAGCCAAAGTTCGCATCCAGCTGGCTCTGCATCGCGCCTCCGCTGTAAGCCGCTGTCCCTCGCAAACTCCCAGTCGACGCGTTGCCCACCGGTGGCAGAGCCTCCAGCCCGCGCGAATCCACGCTGTAGATCGCCATGTTGGCCTTCACCGCTTCATTCGTCGCCGCACGCATACTCGCCTGGTTTTCGATCCCCTGTCGCGTCAACCCACCGCTGAAGTACAACAGGCTCTTCCTCTGATCCACCCTCTCCAGACTCTTCGCAATCGTCCGGATCGCATACAGCTCGCGATCCGTATTCAGCGCGTTGTACTCGCTGTCGTCCGAGGTAAAGCTCGAAGCATCATCCGCCGTCCCACCCGAGTTGCCTCCCTCGTTCCCATTTGCAAACCCCGTCCCCTCGGTTCCGTTGTACTTGCCCAAACCCCTCAGCAGGGCCACCTTGTCGGAGGTAAAATCCTGATCCATGCTGAGACCAGTGGCCATGCTCACCAACGCCACCAGATCTGCCGGCTGCATCTTTTTCTTCACGTAGTCCTGCGCAGACTCCACCGCCCGGTCGATGTCCTCCGGCTGCATGCTGCTCAAATCGAAGAACATCACGATCAACCGGTGATCCCGCAGCGATGCCGGATTAGCGGCAAACTCGCCATTCACCAGATCCGCAATCGTAGCCTTCCCGATGACGGTAGATTTCTCCCGCAGCACCGCGGCTTCATCGACATTCTGATAGTCAAAACTCTCAATCTTCTGCGGCTTTCCATTCTCCAGAATCGTAAAGTCGCTCGCCTTCAACCCCTTTACCACCTCGCCTGTCTTCTTGTCCCGAACCACCACGTTGGTCAGCACGATATCGCTCTGCACCTTCAGCGTGAAGCCACCCGACTGGTCCGGCTGCTGCGCCCATCCAGCCACGGGCATCCCTGCAATCACGCCCACCAGAGTCGCAGCCACCATTCGCAAACCTAAGGCCCGTCGCAAACTCATCGCCCCGCTCCTCAAAACCGGTACCGCGCCAGCACCGTCAACCGCCGCATCGCCGCCGCTGAGGTCACCTGCCCAAACGTCTGCGAGTTCAACGTCGTATCAATCCCCGAGTACTGCACCGTGTTGAAGACATTATTCGCCGTCACCCTCGCCTCAAACGACCGCGTCTCCCCCAGTGCCACCGTCCGAGACAGCGAAGCATCCACCGCCACGATCCCCGGCCCTTCGATCGACCCGCGCGACGCCGTTCCATATCCGTTCGCTGGAGCCGTAAACGCCGCCGTGTTGAACCAGTTCAGAATATTTCCCCTCCCCGGAATCGGCTCAGAGAACACCCTGTCCGGTCGCAGAGTATTGTTCGTCCCCGTAGCCGTCTCCGCCACCGTCGAAACATAGTGCGGCGTAAAGTAAGTCCCCGAAGCAAACGTAAAGTCGCCCGACAGAGAAAACCCGTCCAGCGCCCGCGACCAGAATCCCCCCTTCGTCAGGAAAGCCCGATTCGGCCCGAACGGCAGCTCCAGCACCCAGTTTCCCGTCACCTGGTGCCGCACGTCGAACGAACTATTTCCCTCCTCCGCATTCAAATCCATATCGTTCTGCGCCGGCACCACCGTCGTCCCGCCAATCGACGAAGCATTGTCAATCGAGTGCCCATAGTGATACGTCGCCTGCAGCGAAACTCCCTTCTGCAGCCGCTTCCTCACATTCACACTCAGCTGTTCGAACCGCGAAAACCCCAGCGAATCCTCATAGTTGTACGGCTGTGCCCCCGGATTCAGCACGCCAGTCGCAGTTCGGTTCGGCGCCCGCACAATATCGAGCTCTCCACCCTTCGCCCCGTTGTATCCAATATTCGCCACGATCCCCAGCGGAAACGTCCGCTGGATATCCAGGTTCCAAACCTGCACATGCCCCAGCCTGTAGTCCAAATTCGCCGCGTAGTTGTTCTGCACCGGCGTAGTCGAGCAGCCAAACCCATTCGCCAGCGTCAACGTCGTCGGCAAGCATCCCGTCTGCCCCACCACGTTCGTCTGCGTCAGCGCAAACGGCACCTGCGCCGACAGATTCCTCGCCAGAGTCGCATACTGCCCCGTGTTGAAGTTGATCCCATACCCACCGCGCACCACCGTGTCCTTGAAGATCTTCAGCTTCGGCCGATACGCAAACCCCACACGTGGCGAGTACATATTCCTATCCGGATTCACCAGCGACCGCACCGTCCCCGCTCCGCATGCCCCCGCAATCGCCACTGGACACACCGGTATCACCACCGAAAAATCCGCATTATGATCCAGGTTCACCAGCCGATTGTCCTTCTCAACGTATGGCGAAAAATACTCATACCGCAACCCATAGTTCAGCGTCAGATTCGCCAGCACCCGCCAATCATCCTGCGCATACCAGTCAAAAACATTCGCTCGCAGATACGTCTTCTGCGTCGCCGCCTGTATCGCCGACTGCTGCGGCAACCCCAGTAAAAAATCCGCCAGCCCATACCCGCTCGGCGACAACACCGGACACGTCACCGTCGACGAAGGCGTACACCCACTCGCCGGATTCTGAGTCGCGTACCCCGTAAACGTAAACGACCCCACCACATTCGTCCCGCCCACCGTATCCGCATGCACCCGACGAATATCAATTCCATACCGCATGTTGTGTTTCTTATATCTGTAACTCACAAAGTCCGAGAACGAGATCGTTTGATTCACCGCATCGCTCGGCAGCGCCTGCGTCAACCCGGTATAGTTCGAGATCCCCACACTCGGCAGTCCGTTATAGATCCCCGGCTCCCCGCCAATCACCGGCTTCGGAACACTGATGCCCGTCCCATCCAGCGGATTGACGCCATTCGTAAAGTAATTACGCGCCGTAGCGTGCGATCGATTCCAGTTGATCGAAGCATTGTTGGTCAGCTTCCCATATCCAATCGTGTAGCCCGCCGTCACGCCGTACCCGTCCGTCTCAGTCGTACCACCCAGCGGCAAAAAGATATTTCGATTATCTGCAGCTGTATGCGAATAGCTCCCATTAAAGTTGATATTCTGCCGCAGCGTCGCCGGTCCGCTCCCTTGCTGTTGCCTGCGTCCGCCTCCAAAAGTATTGTTCTGCCCAAAGTTCCGCACATATCGCAACGCCGCTGTCGTAGCGTTGTTTCCTGCAGTCGTAATCGTCTGGTAGTTGTACCCCTGTCGTCCCGTCGCCGAGATATTCGGTGCGGGAAAATAGTTCAGCAGCGCCGCAGCCTGCGAAGACACAGGCACCTGATTATTCAAAAATGGCTGCCCCGTCGCAGGGTTATACAGCGTCACCGGAGTCGTCACGCCGCCGACTGTGTTGGTAAGCCCCGAAAAATCTCCGCTCCGCTCGGCCAGCGTCGGCACCGTGCCGTACAGATTCGAAGGTGTCGTATTCCGCTGCCCCGTCAGGTTGAAGAAGACG
This Tunturibacter gelidoferens DNA region includes the following protein-coding sequences:
- a CDS encoding tetratricopeptide repeat protein; this translates as MRPQLRLTLLLPVLGLVLSNSPLTSQKLSTSATPDAARDLRHQSADWFAIEPHLPDPATASPQKLEIAGDVLRARRFPEDALVYYGYALQRGGPEQELLIRMGVTELDLRHIEVARTYFQRVVHLQKKNAQGWNNLGAAEYVEGRYGNAVSDYSKAIKLDKKSAIYHSNLGTAYFEEKDFEKARRQFDIALTLDPDMMQHHGASGIEAHMLSPADHAHYCFEIARLYAHRGDEENMLRYLTLSSEGGFDVLGSMNSDEVLAKYRKDPRVISLVRNANALRNQKTAVADARNGGVPPLLPQIPN
- a CDS encoding VWA domain-containing protein encodes the protein MSLRRALGLRMVAATLVGVIAGMPVAGWAQQPDQSGGFTLKVQSDIVLTNVVVRDKKTGEVVKGLKASDFTILENGKPQKIESFDYQNVDEAAVLREKSTVIGKATIADLVNGEFAANPASLRDHRLIVMFFDLSSMQPEDIDRAVESAQDYVKKKMQPADLVALVSMATGLSMDQDFTSDKVALLRGLGKYNGTEGTGFANGNEGGNSGGTADDASSFTSDDSEYNALNTDRELYAIRTIAKSLERVDQRKSLLYFSGGLTRQGIENQASMRAATNEAVKANMAIYSVDSRGLEALPPVGNASTGSLRGTAAYSGGAMQSQLDANFGSQETLATLSSDTGGKAFFDSNDFAPAFQQVQHDTEAYYIVGFRSTNTARDGSFRHLTVKLNRTDVKLDYRPGYYAPADFQHQKTEDREQALMEELRSDLPATDFAVYLQALYFRMGDNKFFVPVSLIIPGSQIHSVKNGDRDKANIDIIGQVKNAEGIVVGNVRDTVKLALDAAQQVQQKKIQYSTGFTLAPGRYHLKFVVRENQTGAMGSFETDLQVPDLKKIPLKLSSIVLSSQRVPNTAKKTASPLVRDGMEWIPNVPHVFRQDQHLYFLYEVYDPAKERGSPEPASSPGLTRREGGPVRVLTSIEFLIGGVKVYETPLVEAKAVNIPERGAVAFQFDVPLTPLKPGTYVCQVNVIDDAGGSFSFPRMAMRVEPGAAPVVAPAAATGAPVTSGGPMKP
- a CDS encoding TonB-dependent receptor, with product MSCRAMERGEVKVRGSIRWMALGLALVGSAWGQTVTPTQPATPAVTQNGGVPAAVEASGGTITGTVKAGAVPLPGVAVTASNTLTGKKYATTTDVNGAFAMTVPRNGRYVVKTELAAFATETKEVLINAAGQNGGKPAQVAEFGLQLASRVQQQEERQTAAASAGVARGLQALSVTGDASGSADATAGGGNAGAQLPSLSGLGGGEAAASDSVTVNGAVGQTNGLAGYSEDDIRERVQDAIAQAQRQGGAVGDIANTVAGMLGGMMGGGGFGGPGGGFGGRGGGGGGGRGGGGGGGGFRGFNPTQPHGAVFYQGGNGALDATNFSLTGAPVVKPSYSSNRFGVSFTGSPFIPGVVKASTKQFVFFNLTGQRNTTPSNLYGTVPTLAERSGDFSGLTNTVGGVTTPVTLYNPATGQPFLNNQVPVSSQAAALLNYFPAPNISATGRQGYNYQTITTAGNNATTAALRYVRNFGQNNTFGGGRRQQQGSGPATLRQNINFNGSYSHTAADNRNIFLPLGGTTETDGYGVTAGYTIGYGKLTNNASINWNRSHATARNYFTNGVNPLDGTGISVPKPVIGGEPGIYNGLPSVGISNYTGLTQALPSDAVNQTISFSDFVSYRYKKHNMRYGIDIRRVHADTVGGTNVVGSFTFTGYATQNPASGCTPSSTVTCPVLSPSGYGLADFLLGLPQQSAIQAATQKTYLRANVFDWYAQDDWRVLANLTLNYGLRYEYFSPYVEKDNRLVNLDHNADFSVVIPVCPVAIAGACGAGTVRSLVNPDRNMYSPRVGFAYRPKLKIFKDTVVRGGYGINFNTGQYATLARNLSAQVPFALTQTNVVGQTGCLPTTLTLANGFGCSTTPVQNNYAANLDYRLGHVQVWNLDIQRTFPLGIVANIGYNGAKGGELDIVRAPNRTATGVLNPGAQPYNYEDSLGFSRFEQLSVNVRKRLQKGVSLQATYHYGHSIDNASSIGGTTVVPAQNDMDLNAEEGNSSFDVRHQVTGNWVLELPFGPNRAFLTKGGFWSRALDGFSLSGDFTFASGTYFTPHYVSTVAETATGTNNTLRPDRVFSEPIPGRGNILNWFNTAAFTAPANGYGTASRGSIEGPGIVAVDASLSRTVALGETRSFEARVTANNVFNTVQYSGIDTTLNSQTFGQVTSAAAMRRLTVLARYRF